Genomic DNA from Fimbriimonas ginsengisoli Gsoil 348:
GTTTCGCGGGACCGTGCCCCGATCGTGCCCGCCCCGCCGATCCCGGACGGGCCGGTTCGACCCCAAGCTACTCGCCGGGTACCGGTTCTTAGCGACATTCCGATTATCGGCCGGCTCTTCGTTACCACGGTCGACCACGACGTACCGTCGGCCCAGCCGCCGAAATAGGCGGAAGTGGGCTAGCGTCGGGATAAGGGCGCTAGCCCACCAAGAAATCCGAGACGACGATCGGCAGCGGGTCGTCGGTGACTTGGATTTCTCGCAAGCAAGGCGTGTAAGGGTAGATGCGATGGGCGAGGAAGGCGATGTGGCCATCCCGGTCTTGGGCTTCGCCGCGGAGGGTGATGTAAGGGTTGCAGATCACCTGGTGGCCGTCGCGCTGGTAGACGTCGTCGAAGCAGGTCACATTCAACAGGCCGCTCTCGTCTTCGAGATCGAAAAACATCACCCGCTTGCCGCTCGAGGTCGGCGGGAATCTAAGGCGGATCGGGTTACCCACAACGAAAGCCTTCGTCCCCGGAGTCAGGCGCGACGCCTCGGCCGAGGTAATCCCGCCTTTCTCCTTGATTCGCGCACGCTCGAACGCGACCAGATGGTGGCGGATGTCCAAATCAAGCACTCGGCGGTCTTGGATCGCCCGTTCGGCAATGGAGAAATCCTCCACATCTTCCGGAAACGGCGGCTCCTGAAGCCGTAAAGGGAGCGCTCCGTCCATGGAGGAGACCATCGCGGCGTATTCGAGGGCGCGGGGGATCGCCCAGAGAAGAGTGCGGCGATTTTCCGTAAGCCCTTCGAACGCGCCGCAGAGGATAAGCCGTTCGAGCTCGTCGCGATCCGGGCGAACGCGAGCGACGAAATCGAAGAAAGAGGCGAACGCGCCGTCGTGGCGCGCAGCGATGATCCGCTCCCGCGTCGCTTCCTGTACCCCGCCGACCTGGCGCAGGCCGACTCGGATTCCGCCGTGAGGGATCAACATCCGGGGGTCGTCCTCCGAGAGCAGATCCTCCGGGGTGAAATTGATCGCGCTCCGGTTGACGTCGGGACGAAGAATCTCGATCTCGCGTATCCGCGCTTCGTTGGCGATCGTGGCGGGACCGTAATAGCCGGCCGGCTGGGCGTTTAAGAGCGCCGCGAAGTATTCCGCCGGGAAGTTCTGCTGACACCAAACGCAACGGACGGAAATATCCGCGAAGGCGAGCGCGTGTCCCTGAGCGAAGCCGTACCCCTCGAACTGCGCTACGTATTGAAAAACCTCTTGGGCGATCTCCTCGGAATGTCCCCGGGCGACGATCCGGTCAAAGACTTGCTGGCGGATTTGCTGCGCGAACTCTTCTTTCTTCCGCTTGTAGATCCCCTCCCGAGCTTCCTCCGCCTCCGCGGCGGAATAACCGCCGAACTCCTGAAGCAGTTGGTCTACCTGCTCCTGAAACACGACGATGCCGTAGGTACTCCCGAGGATATCGTCGAAAAGAGGGTCCAGAACTCCATAGTGCTGCCCGCGGCGACGAGCGATGTATTCGTTGATCTTCACCGCCCCACCGACCCCCGGCCGGATCGCGGCCTGCACAACTCCCGCGTCTTTAAGATTTTCCGTTCGCACCCGGATATGCGCTTGCCGCATCGCCGGCGAGGCGGACTGAGGAATGCCGATGAGGTTCCCGGCGCGAAAGGCGCGGTAAACATCCTCATCCTCGAGTGAAACGTCACGGATATCGAAATCGGGGACCTGGTCCCGAACGCGCGCCTGGGTATCGGAGAGCACGTCGTTCCCTCTCAGACAAAGCACGTCGAACTTGTCGAAGCAGTCCTTGGCGCTTCGCTTATCCCACTGGATGATCGGCACCCCGTCGACTCCGGAGTGCATCATCGGAACGATGTCGGCGATCGGATCCTCGCAGATCACCACGCCGGAGGAGTGCGCGCGGGCGTTGCGGGGGATGTCCATCAGATCCTCGGCGAGGCGAAAAACCCAATGGAAACGCTCGCGGGGGATGTTGCTGTTCCGCAGCTCGGGGCGGGCGTCGAGAGCTTCTTCCAAGCGCTCGGGGGTAACTCCGCCATGGAGCCGTTTGGCCAAGAGGCTGAGGCTCTCGGGGGGTACGCCCATCACCTTCCCCACTTCTCGGATAATGCCCCGCGAGCCGTAGGCGCCGAAGGCGGCGACGGTCGCCACATGAGCCGGTCCATATTTGGTGGTCAGGTAGCCGCGTACATCTTCCCGCCGGCGCGCCTCGAAGTCGATATCGATGTCCGGTCTTTTGGTGGCCCCTTCCGGTAGAAAACGGTCGAAGTGGAGGTCGTGCTCCAGGGCGTTAATTCGCGAGAATCCGAGACAATAAGCGACCAAGGAATCGATGACCGAACCGCGCCCGCTCAAGACGATCCCCTGATCGGTCGCCCAGCGGCACATATCCCACGCGATCAGGAAGTGACTGGCAAAGCCGTTCCGGATAATCCGATCCAGCTCCATCTCTAGCCGATCGGTCACATCGGAGTCGATGACCTTGCAAAAGTGTCGAGCCCCCTCGTATGTCTCGTAACGGAGCAGCTCCGCTTCGTTTTCGCAGTACTTGGGAAGATTTGTGCGGCCGGGAAGCACGTTGGAGTCGCAACGCTCGGCCACCCGCAAGGTGTTCTCCAGCAGATCCGGCCGGTCTCGGAACAGCTCGCGCATCTCGCTCCTCGTCCTCAGATAACGCTCCGCGTTCAAGGCCCGGCGCGGGGAGTGCGGTATTTGGGGCTGCCCTTCCTCGCGCAACGGCTTCCGGCCGACAACCTCCTCGATCGTGCAAAGCGTGTCGATACAGACCAATACGTCCTGGGCGGGGAAATTCTCTGGACGATGATGCGTGATCGGACCGCCCGCAACCGGGGTGACTCGGGCGTACTCCGCCAACTCCAGCATCCGCTCGTTGGTGGCGATTTCCCAGGGAAGGTAGCTCCGTTCAATCTGAATGAAGACGTTTTCGCGCCCATAGAGTCCGATCAGATGATCGAGCATGATGCGGGCTCCCTCTTCATCGCGGCGCACCATCAAGCGGTTCAGCACGCCGGCATCGCCGCCGGTCAGGCAGAGGAGATCCTCGGTATGCCGCTCCAGCCGCTCCCAAGTACAGAGGGGATAGAGTCGGGGCTCACCCAAATGACACTCCGTGATTAGCCGCGACAGGCTGCGGTACCCCCGCTTGCTGCGGGCGACGAGTACGAGCTCGCCTCCTTCCGGCATCTCGACCGTCGCCCCGATCAGAGGCTTGATCTCCGCTTGGGCGGCATAGCGCCGGAACTCCCGAGCCCCCATCAGCGAGAAAGGGTCCGCAAGAAGAATCGCTTGATATTCCCACGCCTCAGGAAAGCTGCAGATCTCGGCGGCGAGCATCCCGCCTCGGCCGAACGCGTAGCCGCTTAGCACGTGGAGCGCGGCGTAAGAGTCGGACCCTCCCGACTCCACATGCGGAGCCACGACCGGATCTTTGTATCCGCAAGCGCGGGCGATCTTCTCGTCTCGCAGTTTCAATATCCGAGGGGGCGTCTCGGCGCGGTCTACCGTCATAAGGGGAGGTAGCGTCTCGATTTTCTCGCGCCGGATTCCCTGGCCGTCAAGATATCGGCACACCTCCAGTTGGGGCGCGCATGCCCACCAGTCGCCGGCTTCGCGCCAGCGGGCGAGGCGAACCTCATCGCCAGCCGAGGACATTCTGCCACTCCCGCAACACTCGAACCCGGCGCGCGACCGGCATTTCCGATGCCCGCAGAACGGCACGTTCCCCGAACGTGGTGTGGATCTGAGCCACCGTCCGCTCCAGCCGTACCACCCTATCGTTGGCGCGGGCGCGCCCCACGAGCGCAGGCTGAAAGCCGACGACGAGCCGTAGATTTCGCAGACGCGCCCCCAAAGCGAGCACCGGTTCCTCGATCGGCGTCTCGCTCCACAAAGCCTGCAAGGCGGCGAAAATGGCGGGCTGGGCTCGCATCGGCTTGGCAAATTCTCGCGTTCGCGTCTGCCAACCCGCCGTTTCGGTTTCGATGCTCAGCTCGAGGCTCGAGCCCTCCTGCCCCTTACCCATCAAACGCCCGCCGAGGCATTGGGCCAAGAGCCTGAGATTGGCGTCGATCGCTTCAAGCGACTCGAGGGGAGAGGGGAAGAAAACTCGGTCCGCGATCGAGTCGGGCGGATAAATCGCCTCCACGGGATCACCTTGCGAGCCGGCCGCCGCCCGCAAAATCGTCAGCGCTTCCTCACCGAACTGCGATCGGAGCGTCGCTATATCGAGCTTGGCCACGTCCCCGATTTTTCGATATCCGAGAAAACGGAGGCGCTCTCGTGACGCCATCGCGATCGGCAGCAGTTCCAAGACCGGCAATGGAGCGAGGAAGGCCGCCGGCTCTCGCACCGCCTGCCCCCAGTCGCCATGCTGTGACGCGAGAAACGCGACCCATTTCGAGGGACCCGCGCCGAACCGTACCGGAAGGCCGGTCGCTTTCTCCAGCGACTCTACGACTCGAACCGCGATTTCGCCCGGCGCGGGGTGCCCCGAGAGGTCGAGGTAGGCGACATGCTGATCTTCGGGCTCGATCACGTCGCAAAAATCGAGGCACCCATCGAGCCACTTCGTACACCGCTCGCGGTAATCGTCTTCCCGCCAGGTTCGCAGGGTGAGATTCGGGATGATGTTGATGGCGTTCCGCGCGGTAAACCCCTCGCTAACCCCGCGTAGCCGGGCGTCGGGGTTGGAGTCGAGCACAACCCCTTCCCGCACGACCACCAAAGGTCCGCAGTGCTGGATCGGCTGGATGTAGAAGCCGTCGAGCTGGATTCTGAGCACGTAAGCGCGCGGCCTGATGCCTGGTTCCTGAGCGGGAGATCGAAAGGAAAAGGAAGACTGCACTCTGCGGATTCCTCGTGAGACGTGAGACGATTATACAAGACATCCGTCTACATATAACTGACTTTGACGTCCCCATGCCTCCCCTGGGTCTCTCGTTCCTCAACCCGTGCGTAGATGAAACGGTTCATCTGAGCCTCTCCGAACCCGGCAGATGCCTTAAAAGGGGGTGCAGATTGCGAACTTCCGAACATCCCCTATGCTTTTGTAGGCAGACTGCCCAATAATTTCTAAAGATGGGCGACGGGATTCGATAAATGTCAAAAATGCCACCCCTGGCCCGAGCGTACTGGGTGTTTGTTTTCGCACTCGGTATCGTGGCGGCGATCCTGTCGCAAAAGCTGCCGCTTCCCACCCATCGTAACTCGCCGTGGGAGATTGCCGGGTTCGTTGCCTTGGGCGTACTCGTCGGAGGCAAAAAGGTCAGCCTCAACAGCCTTCGGACAAACGAAGAGGCGGTTTCGATGTCGCTCGGCTTCGCGGTGACTTTCGCGAGCATGCTGCGCCTCGGCCCCGGGCTTGCCGTCATCATCGCCGTCGCAAGCTGCCTATCGAGCTGCGTTTTCCCCAAGCGCCAGCGGGTCCACCAGCTCATCTTCAACGTCGCCCTTAGCGCGGTCGAAGCGCTGGTCGGCGGTCTGGTCTTCACCCTCCTCAACGGAGGGACCTTGGACATGCAGCTCAACTTCCAAAACTGTCTTCGGACGTTTTTGGCGGTCGCCTGCAGTTCGCTCAGCTTCTTCTTAGTGAACACATTCGGCGTGGCGGTCATGCTCGCGCTCTTCACCGGCGAGAAGCTGCTCGACGTGTGGAAGGAAAACTTCAAGTGGACTGCGCCCAGCTACTTCGCCAGCGCCTGCGTCGGCGGTTTGGCGATGCTGCTCTTCAACGGTAGCGCCCTCGCGGTCCTCCTCTTCATCTTGCCCGTCGCCTACTGGGTCTATCAGTCGTTCGTTACCTACATCGCGCGCGCCGAAGACCGGCAGCGCCATATCGAAGAGCTCCAAGTCAAACAGGCCCAGCTCTCCGACCTGTATCTGGCAACCATTAAAAGCCTCGCCCTCGCCATCGACGCCAAGGATCAATACACCCACCAACACATCATTCGCGTACAGCGCTACGCGGTGGCGGTGGCGATCGAGATGGGGCTGGAGGGTGGCGATCTGGAAGGGGTGCGAACCGGCGCGCTGCTTCACGATATCGGCAAGCTCGGCGTGCCCGAATACGTTTTGCTCAAGCCTGGTCCGCTGACGCCGGAAGAGTACGAGAAGGTCAAGAAGCACCCTGAAATCGGCGCGGCGATTTTGGACCCGGTCGAATTCCCCTGGCCGGTCCTGCCGGTCGTGCGGCACCATCACGAGCGGTGGGACGGTACGGGCTATCCCGACGGCCTGGCGGGAGAGAACATCCCGCTCACCGCCCGTATCATGGCAGTTGCCGACGTTTACGACGCCGTGACCTCCACCCGCTCCTACCGGCAGGCGTGGACCCACGAGCGAGCGGTTGAGCTGATCCGCCGCGAGGCGGGAAGCCACTTTGACCCGGTCGTCGTCGAGTCTTTCCTCAAAGTCATCGATCGGGTCGTTAACGAAATGGCCTCTGAAGGGGTTGGGCCGCTGGTGCTCAAGCACGCCGTCTCCACCGCCGTCGAGAGCAAGGCCATCCAAGCCGCTAAACATATTTCGCGCGCCTCGACCGAGCTATGGGCGCTTTACGAGGTGGCTCAGTCGCTTTCCAGCAGCCTGGGGATAAAGCACACCGCCGAATTGGTCGTGCGTAAAATCGAGGAGATCTACCCCGGCGCGACCTGCGTCTTCTTCCTATGGGACGCGGACGTCAGAATCCTTACCGCCGACTCGGCCTTCGGCGTCAACCGCGATTTCTTCGTCAACGCTCGAACAGTCGGGGAGGAGAGCCCATCGCTCAAGGCGATCGAGAACAACACCCCGTTCTTTGGGGCGTTCGATCCTGCCGACCTCATGCTCGACTCCGTGGCCTCCGGCCTCTGGACCCCTCCCAAGACCGCCCTCATCGTGCCGGTCTGCTGCGAGGGAAGGCCGATCGGGACCATCAACCTGTACCATCCGTCCGAAGATGCCTTTAGCGATTACGACCGCCAACTTCTCGAGCTGATCGGCGAACGGGCGGCATCCGCTCTCTACAACGGCATTCTGTTCGACCGAACCCGGGGCGACTCCCTCAGCGATCCGCTGACCGGCGTCTACAACCTCCGGTTCCTCACGAATCACGTGGACTCCCTCTGCGACTCGGACTATGCGGAAGCGAACGAATCGGTTTTCGCCCTCCTCTGCCTCGACCTCGACAGCTTCAAGCCGATCAACGACGGTTTTGGACACGCCAAAGGAGACGCGGTCTTACGCGATGCCGCCCGCCTGTTCACCGAGGTCGTCGGTACGGCGGGGATCGTGGCGCGTTATGGAGGGGATGAGTTCGTCGTCGTCTTGGACGGCGCCAATCAGGCCGAAGCCGAGGAGATGACCCGGCGTCTCCAAGAGGCGATCGAGACCTACGATCCTCAATTGCATCACCGCCGGCTGGGGCAACTGCGCCTCGGCGTGAGCGTCGGCAGCGCCTGCTACCCAAGCGACGGCAAAGACTGCGCGTCCCTTCTTTCAGCGGCCGATCATCGGATGTACTCGATGAAGACGGAAAGAAAGCTTCAGCCTTTGGCGAAGCCCTCCGAACCGGCCGGCGAGCGAGAAAACGTACTCCCAGGACTCGAGCGACCTCGCGCAGGACGTTAACCGGTTAACCACTTTTAGGGGGACAAAATCTCCTCAAGTAAACCGGTTAACCCAAAATGACAAGTATTTCTACCAGTCTTCCGCGCTGAAAAAGGGGCCGATAATTACCCGGCTGCGAGGGGAACGCCAGCGGATTTACTTATGAAAGACACATTCGGCACACGTATAATGCCGACCCACAAGAGGACTGCCCGGCGAATCGCCGGCATCTTAGCGACCGTTTCGGCCGCGGTTTCGGCATTCGGGCAAGCTCCGAGCACCGACACATTCGTCAAGAAGGCACTGGCCGCACCCAGCGAGGGGCGGATCAATCTGCTTGTACAAAACTCGCGATCGATGACGGGGGCCGACGCCGCCAAGCTGGCGCACCTCGGAGGCTACGTTTACCGGCACCTTCCGATCGTGAAGTCGAATGCGATCAACATCCCAACCAAGAAGCTTCGAAAGCTTCTCAGCCTGCCGTTCGTCTCGCATGTTTCCGAAGATGTCTCGGTACGCAAGAGCGATGTGTACACCGTCGAGTCGAGCGGCGCGAGCACGGCTTGGCAGCAGTACAGCACGACCGGTTCCGGAGTCGGCGTCGCCATCATCGACAGCGGCATCCGGCCCGACAACGATTTTGGCTTTCTCAACGATTGGGACTTCACCGATCTCCTCAACAACCGGATCGTCGCCAACGCCAATTTTTCCCCCGATTCGTTTTTTGCCAACGACCTCTGCGGCCATGGAACTCACGTTGCCGGCATCGTGGGTGGAAATGGGAAGAGCTCCTCGGCCAGGAATTGCTTCGTCACCTACTACGGAATCGCCCCTGAGGCGAACCTGATCAACGTTCGAGTGCTCGATTCCCAGGGGTCCGGCACGGTCAGCCAAGTGATTGCCGGTATTCAGTGGACGGTCAATCACAAGAAGAGCTACAACATCCGGGTCATGAACCTCTCCATGGGGCATACCGTGGGAGAGAGCTACACCACCGACCCCCTGTGCCAAGCCGTCGAGCAGGCATGGAAGAGCGGCATCGTCGTCGTCTGTTCCGCCGGAAACGACGGCCGGAAGAACGCAACCCAAACCTCCGGCGCCGACAATGAGGGTTACGGCGCCAACTACGGCACGATCGAGTCGCCGGGGAACGACCCTTACGTCATCACCGTCGGCGCGATGAAGCAGGGAGACGTCCGCAACCACGACCAGATCGCGACCTATTCGAGCCGTGGCCCTTCGAGGCTGGACTTCGTTGTGAAGCCGGACATCGTTGCCGCCGGCAACCGGGTGGTTTCCGTACTCGCTCGATACTCGTATCTCGACCGAACCTACGGCGACGTCAATGGCGTGTCCTGGACCGAATACATGACCAGTAAGCGGGACGGGATGTCGCACGACTACTTCCGGCTCTCCGGAACGTCGATGGCGGCCCCCGTCGTCTCCGGCGCGGTGGCGCTGATGCTTCAGCTCCAACCGAAGCTTTCCCCCGACACCGTCAAGGCTCGTCTCATGGCGAGCGCCGACAAGTGGCTGGCCACTTCCGGACGGGGCGACATGTTCACCTACGGAGCCGGCTACCTCAATATTCCGGCCGCGCTGGATAGCGCGATCGTGGCGACACAGTACGCGACCAGTCCCCGAGCCTACCGGCGCTCCGACGGCAGCGTGGCGATCGATATGGATCGGGCCATGTGGGGAACCGGAATGTCCGGGAACCGAGCCATGTGGGGAGACGGCGCGATGTCCGGAACACAACCCGATACGGTTTCGCCAAACCGAGCCATGTGGGGAGACGATGTTTGGACCGACCCAACGGTCACTACCGTTAACAGCGCGACGATCGACCTATCGTCGACCGCAATCAAGGGGGATTAAGGAAATGAACCTATTCATGCGCATGGTCCGAAGAATCATCTGGGGCGAATAGCCTCTAGATCCGAGCCAAAAAACCCCGTCCCACAATAAGTGTGGGACGGGGTTTTTCTTGTCTGCTGGCTGGTGACTACCGCATCTTGCGGCGCTGCGCCGTGATCACTTCCGTGTTCATTCCGGCCCAGTGCAACGCGCCGGCATAGCGGCCATGCTCCATCTTGATGCAACGGTCGACGACGACCGACAGCCCCGCATCCAGCGCCCGGTCGGCCGACGGTAGGTCGATAATCCGGAGCTGCATCCAAACTGCCTTCGCGCCGATGGCGATCGCCTCGTCGACGATTGCGGGAACCTCGGACGCCGGGCGAAAGACCTCGACGATATCC
This window encodes:
- a CDS encoding DNA polymerase Y family protein, coding for MLRIQLDGFYIQPIQHCGPLVVVREGVVLDSNPDARLRGVSEGFTARNAINIIPNLTLRTWREDDYRERCTKWLDGCLDFCDVIEPEDQHVAYLDLSGHPAPGEIAVRVVESLEKATGLPVRFGAGPSKWVAFLASQHGDWGQAVREPAAFLAPLPVLELLPIAMASRERLRFLGYRKIGDVAKLDIATLRSQFGEEALTILRAAAGSQGDPVEAIYPPDSIADRVFFPSPLESLEAIDANLRLLAQCLGGRLMGKGQEGSSLELSIETETAGWQTRTREFAKPMRAQPAIFAALQALWSETPIEEPVLALGARLRNLRLVVGFQPALVGRARANDRVVRLERTVAQIHTTFGERAVLRASEMPVARRVRVLREWQNVLGWR
- a CDS encoding diguanylate cyclase: MPPLARAYWVFVFALGIVAAILSQKLPLPTHRNSPWEIAGFVALGVLVGGKKVSLNSLRTNEEAVSMSLGFAVTFASMLRLGPGLAVIIAVASCLSSCVFPKRQRVHQLIFNVALSAVEALVGGLVFTLLNGGTLDMQLNFQNCLRTFLAVACSSLSFFLVNTFGVAVMLALFTGEKLLDVWKENFKWTAPSYFASACVGGLAMLLFNGSALAVLLFILPVAYWVYQSFVTYIARAEDRQRHIEELQVKQAQLSDLYLATIKSLALAIDAKDQYTHQHIIRVQRYAVAVAIEMGLEGGDLEGVRTGALLHDIGKLGVPEYVLLKPGPLTPEEYEKVKKHPEIGAAILDPVEFPWPVLPVVRHHHERWDGTGYPDGLAGENIPLTARIMAVADVYDAVTSTRSYRQAWTHERAVELIRREAGSHFDPVVVESFLKVIDRVVNEMASEGVGPLVLKHAVSTAVESKAIQAAKHISRASTELWALYEVAQSLSSSLGIKHTAELVVRKIEEIYPGATCVFFLWDADVRILTADSAFGVNRDFFVNARTVGEESPSLKAIENNTPFFGAFDPADLMLDSVASGLWTPPKTALIVPVCCEGRPIGTINLYHPSEDAFSDYDRQLLELIGERAASALYNGILFDRTRGDSLSDPLTGVYNLRFLTNHVDSLCDSDYAEANESVFALLCLDLDSFKPINDGFGHAKGDAVLRDAARLFTEVVGTAGIVARYGGDEFVVVLDGANQAEAEEMTRRLQEAIETYDPQLHHRRLGQLRLGVSVGSACYPSDGKDCASLLSAADHRMYSMKTERKLQPLAKPSEPAGERENVLPGLERPRAGR
- the dnaE gene encoding DNA polymerase III subunit alpha — encoded protein: MSSAGDEVRLARWREAGDWWACAPQLEVCRYLDGQGIRREKIETLPPLMTVDRAETPPRILKLRDEKIARACGYKDPVVAPHVESGGSDSYAALHVLSGYAFGRGGMLAAEICSFPEAWEYQAILLADPFSLMGAREFRRYAAQAEIKPLIGATVEMPEGGELVLVARSKRGYRSLSRLITECHLGEPRLYPLCTWERLERHTEDLLCLTGGDAGVLNRLMVRRDEEGARIMLDHLIGLYGRENVFIQIERSYLPWEIATNERMLELAEYARVTPVAGGPITHHRPENFPAQDVLVCIDTLCTIEEVVGRKPLREEGQPQIPHSPRRALNAERYLRTRSEMRELFRDRPDLLENTLRVAERCDSNVLPGRTNLPKYCENEAELLRYETYEGARHFCKVIDSDVTDRLEMELDRIIRNGFASHFLIAWDMCRWATDQGIVLSGRGSVIDSLVAYCLGFSRINALEHDLHFDRFLPEGATKRPDIDIDFEARRREDVRGYLTTKYGPAHVATVAAFGAYGSRGIIREVGKVMGVPPESLSLLAKRLHGGVTPERLEEALDARPELRNSNIPRERFHWVFRLAEDLMDIPRNARAHSSGVVICEDPIADIVPMMHSGVDGVPIIQWDKRSAKDCFDKFDVLCLRGNDVLSDTQARVRDQVPDFDIRDVSLEDEDVYRAFRAGNLIGIPQSASPAMRQAHIRVRTENLKDAGVVQAAIRPGVGGAVKINEYIARRRGQHYGVLDPLFDDILGSTYGIVVFQEQVDQLLQEFGGYSAAEAEEAREGIYKRKKEEFAQQIRQQVFDRIVARGHSEEIAQEVFQYVAQFEGYGFAQGHALAFADISVRCVWCQQNFPAEYFAALLNAQPAGYYGPATIANEARIREIEILRPDVNRSAINFTPEDLLSEDDPRMLIPHGGIRVGLRQVGGVQEATRERIIAARHDGAFASFFDFVARVRPDRDELERLILCGAFEGLTENRRTLLWAIPRALEYAAMVSSMDGALPLRLQEPPFPEDVEDFSIAERAIQDRRVLDLDIRHHLVAFERARIKEKGGITSAEASRLTPGTKAFVVGNPIRLRFPPTSSGKRVMFFDLEDESGLLNVTCFDDVYQRDGHQVICNPYITLRGEAQDRDGHIAFLAHRIYPYTPCLREIQVTDDPLPIVVSDFLVG
- a CDS encoding S8 family peptidase gives rise to the protein MPTHKRTARRIAGILATVSAAVSAFGQAPSTDTFVKKALAAPSEGRINLLVQNSRSMTGADAAKLAHLGGYVYRHLPIVKSNAINIPTKKLRKLLSLPFVSHVSEDVSVRKSDVYTVESSGASTAWQQYSTTGSGVGVAIIDSGIRPDNDFGFLNDWDFTDLLNNRIVANANFSPDSFFANDLCGHGTHVAGIVGGNGKSSSARNCFVTYYGIAPEANLINVRVLDSQGSGTVSQVIAGIQWTVNHKKSYNIRVMNLSMGHTVGESYTTDPLCQAVEQAWKSGIVVVCSAGNDGRKNATQTSGADNEGYGANYGTIESPGNDPYVITVGAMKQGDVRNHDQIATYSSRGPSRLDFVVKPDIVAAGNRVVSVLARYSYLDRTYGDVNGVSWTEYMTSKRDGMSHDYFRLSGTSMAAPVVSGAVALMLQLQPKLSPDTVKARLMASADKWLATSGRGDMFTYGAGYLNIPAALDSAIVATQYATSPRAYRRSDGSVAIDMDRAMWGTGMSGNRAMWGDGAMSGTQPDTVSPNRAMWGDDVWTDPTVTTVNSATIDLSSTAIKGD